TAAGCGAGTCGTTCATGTCCACACCCATGCTAAAACAATACTCAGAGATCAAGTCCCAATATCCGGACGTGGTCCTGTTTTATCGCATGGGTGATTTTTATGAGCTTTTTTATGACGACGCAAAGACCGCGTCGGACGTCCTTGGACTGACATTGACAAAGCGCAACAACGGCGCCAACGGCGACGTTCCGCTGGCGGGTTTTCCGCATCACCAGCTCGAAAACTACTTGAGCAAAATGACCCGCGCGGGCTACCGCGTCGCGGTGTGCGACCAACTTGAAGATCCGAAACAAGCCAAAGGCATCGTCAAACGCGGCGTAACCGAAGTCGTGAGCGCGGGGACGACATTCTCTGGCTCGCAGCTTGACGATCAAAAGAACAACTATCTTGCCGCCGTAACATGGCAGGAGGAGACCTGCGGCCTCGCTTACGCCGACATCACCGCACAAGAATTTTTCACGGGCATTTTGCCGCAGAGCGAATTGGTCGCGAGACTTGCGGCTCTGGAGCCTGCGGAGCTGATCGTCGAACTTGAAAACGAAGAGCTTGCCAAGGAGTTGCTTGAGCTGATTCCAAGCTGCTCGTTGACTCCGTTGCCAAAGTGGCAATTTGCGGCGGACGGTGCGGACAGAACTCTGCGAACGCACTTGAATGTTGCGAATCTGAAAGGCTACGGTTTGTCAGACATGCTGCCCGCGATGCAGTCAGCGGGAGCATTGCTCAACTATTTGCGGTCTCAACAAAAAGACGCTCAAGCGCTGTTGCCGGACCTGCGCGTGTTTACGACGGGGCGCGAACTTATTTTGGATTCGTCGACCCGCCGCAATTTGGAACTTGTGGAGTCGCCGAGCGGCCGCCGCGATGCGACACTTTTGTTTGCGATGGATCGTACACGCACTGCGGCAGGAGGGAGGCTCCTGCGCCGGTGGCTGCTTGCTCCGCTTACGGACTTGACGGACATTAATCTCCGGCTAAGTACGGTGGAGACTTTGGTCAGTGATCCGCAAACTGTAGGAATTCTCACCGAGCAATTGCGCGAAACGTCGGATTTGCAGAGAGTGCTTTCGCGCTTGACCACCCGGCGAGCATCCCCGCGCGATGCCGTTGCAATTCGTTCTACGCTCGAAAAACTCCCTCTGATTCAAAAGACGCTTGCAAAACACACGGGCTCTCCGCTTGACAGACTTTCAGTCGAGCTCACCGAACTCAAAGAGATCAGCGGCTTAATCGCATCGATCATCGTCGACGATCCCCCTGCGATAATAGGTGAGGGCCGGGCGATTCGCGCCGGGTACTCCGAGGAGCTTGACGACTTGCGTACGATTGGCACACGTGCGCGGACGTGGATGCAGGAACATCAAAACCACGAGCGCGGCCGTACGGGAATTCCGTCGCTGAAAATCGGCTACAATCGAGTATTCGGTTATTACATTGAAATCACGAACGCGCACAAAGACAGAGTTCCAGCGGACTACATCCGCAAACAAACTCTGACGGGTTCGGAACGGTATGTAACACCCGATCTGAAAGTCTGGGAAGAAAAAATCCTCCACGCGGAGGAAAAACTCGAGCGGCTTGAAGAAGAAATCTGGGAGTCCCTGCGTACGGAACTGTTGAGTCGGGGACC
This region of Calditrichota bacterium genomic DNA includes:
- the mutS gene encoding DNA mismatch repair protein MutS, with the translated sequence MSTPMLKQYSEIKSQYPDVVLFYRMGDFYELFYDDAKTASDVLGLTLTKRNNGANGDVPLAGFPHHQLENYLSKMTRAGYRVAVCDQLEDPKQAKGIVKRGVTEVVSAGTTFSGSQLDDQKNNYLAAVTWQEETCGLAYADITAQEFFTGILPQSELVARLAALEPAELIVELENEELAKELLELIPSCSLTPLPKWQFAADGADRTLRTHLNVANLKGYGLSDMLPAMQSAGALLNYLRSQQKDAQALLPDLRVFTTGRELILDSSTRRNLELVESPSGRRDATLLFAMDRTRTAAGGRLLRRWLLAPLTDLTDINLRLSTVETLVSDPQTVGILTEQLRETSDLQRVLSRLTTRRASPRDAVAIRSTLEKLPLIQKTLAKHTGSPLDRLSVELTELKEISGLIASIIVDDPPAIIGEGRAIRAGYSEELDDLRTIGTRARTWMQEHQNHERGRTGIPSLKIGYNRVFGYYIEITNAHKDRVPADYIRKQTLTGSERYVTPDLKVWEEKILHAEEKLERLEEEIWESLRTELLSRGPELTKIARAIAELDIFVSLATLAREQRYVRPIVNDGTKLAVKQGRHPVVERLVSQATGFIANDLELDTATNQIMILTGPNMSGKSTYLRQAALIVLMAQMGSFVPADFAEIGIVDRIFTRIGAGDNLAGGESTFLVEMSEVANILRSATPRSLMILDEVGRGTSTYDGLSLAWAITEYLHDHSEVAGKTLFATHYHELNKMATLFPRIFNARVDVEEWGDRIVFLHRISSGETDRSYGIEVARLAGLPQSVVARARELLPGWEESVKPQAEIPPQKPTKLQLTLFESDTQRVVDALQNLNLDDLTPRTALDKLYEIKGLVNGSRSAKSAKKS